From the genome of Penaeus chinensis breed Huanghai No. 1 chromosome 8, ASM1920278v2, whole genome shotgun sequence, one region includes:
- the LOC125027902 gene encoding lactosylceramide 4-alpha-galactosyltransferase-like has product MRKFKWRQNTGFILVILITLFMFLKAKEKLMKREDEAEGSVPEAGLWWQTLLCGNRRQEKAEKTLPLPMLFREAAAAASDANVFLTETSCRARPAPRAWCAVESWARQNPASRVWYLLTAPQLDDSDGVASLLLRAYGNLRFASLDAGELFKGTALEGVFSSAAWFLHSASPAVVLSDLLRAALVWRFGGFYCDSDTVCLKDTSALRNVASYAQQDIGKIGSFCFHFRDHHRFLETLMEVQRENFQPNTWDSVGPLSFTKTSRRLCGEDDLSRLSPAGSTTPVSCGDFRLLPPRFLTPVLFYDVGEIFAPGAGRDFARKFNSTYVLHTYTSRSKDIAFRAGSESHFDVAAKLSCPITYELLLRNATTV; this is encoded by the exons ATGCGCAAGTTTAAATGGCGACAGAACACTGGATTTATATTGGTGATTCTAATTACGTTGTTCATGTTtctgaaggcgaaggagaagctgatgaagagagaagatgaagccgAAG GGTCTGTCCCTGAGGCCGGACTGTGGTGGCAGACGCTCCTGTGCGGGAACCGAAGgcaggagaaggcggagaagacGCTTCCTCTGCCAATGCTGTTCAG GGAGGCGGCGGCCGCGGCGAGCGACGCCAACGTGTTCCTGACGGAGACGTCTTGCCGGGCGCGGCCGGCGCCCCGCGCCTGGTGCGCCGTCGAGAG ctggGCCCGCCAGAACCCGGCGTCCCGCGTGTGGTACCTGCTGACGGCGCCGCAGCTGGACGACTCCGACGGCGTGGCGTCGCTCCTCCTGCGGGCGTACGGGAACCTCCGCTTCGCCTCCCTGGACGCCGGCGAGCTGTTCAAGGGCACGGCGCTCGAGGGCGTCTTCTCCTCCGCCGCCTGGTTCCTCCACtcag CCTCTCCCGCCGTGGTGCTGAGCGACCTCCTGCGGGCGGCGCTGGTGTGGCGCTTCGGGGGCTTCTACTGCGACTCGGACACGGTCTGCCTGAAGGACACCAGCGCCCTCAGGAACGTGGCCAGCTACGCTCAGCAGGACATCGGGAAAATCGGCAGTTTCTGCTTCCACTTCCGAGATCACCATCGCTTCTTGGAGACGCTCATGGAGGTCCAGAGGGAGAATTTCCAG CCGAACACATGGGATTCCGTGGGCCCTCTGTCGTTCACCAAGACGTCGCGACGACTCTGCGGCGAGGACGACCTGTCCAGGCTGAGCCCCGCCGGGAGCACGACGCCCGTGAGCTGCGGCGACTTCCGGCTGCTCCCCCCGCGCTTCCTCACGCCCGTCCTCTTCTACGACGTCGGGGAGATCTTCGCCCCGGGGGCGGGCAGGGACTTCGCCAGG AAATTCAACAGCACCTACGTCCTGCACACGTACACGAGCCGCAGCAAGGACATCGCCTTCCGCGCGGGGTCCGAGAGTCACTTCGATGTGGCGGCCAAGCTGTCCTGTCCGATCACCTACGAGCTCCTCTTAAGGAACGCTACTACTGTCTAG